A window of Dromaius novaehollandiae isolate bDroNov1 chromosome 35, bDroNov1.hap1, whole genome shotgun sequence contains these coding sequences:
- the TTC9C gene encoding tetratricopeptide repeat protein 9C isoform X2 translates to MATAAQPEPLEQRLQQAQRYKEEGNGCYQAGRPREAAGRYHRALLQLRGLEPRLPPPLRALGARPRPPATPQQEAALRRIQTDCYNNLAACLLRMEPVNYERVKEYSLKVLEQQPRNAKALYRAGVAAYHLRDYEQAQRCLAQAALLQPRDAGVKRYLELAESQLSAHRQKEKQLYASMFG, encoded by the exons ATGGCCACAGCGGCGCAG ccGGAGCCGCTGGAGCAGCGCCTGCAGCAGGCCCAGCGCTACAAGGAGGAGGGCAACGGCTGCTACcaggcggggcggccgcgggaggcggccgggcgctACCACCGGGCGCTGCTGCAGCTCCGCGGGCTGgagccccggctgccgccgccgctgcgggcccttggcgcccggccgcggccccccgcaaCGCCCCAGCAAGAGGCGGCACTGCGCCGCATCCAGACCGACTGCTACAACAACCTGGCGG CCTGCCTGCTGCGCATGGAGCCCGTCAACTACGAGCGGGTGAAGGAGTACAGCCTGaaggtgctggagcagcagccCCGCAACGCCAAGGCCCTGTACCGCGCCGGCGTCGCCGCCTACCACCTGCGCGACTACGAGCAGGCGCAGCGCTGCCTGGCCCAGGCGGCCCTGCTGCAGCCACGAG ACGCCGGCGTGAAGCGCTACCTGGAGCTGGCGGAGTCGCAGCTGAGCGCCCACCGCCAGAAGGAGAAGCAGCTCTACGCCAGCATGTTCGGGTAG
- the TTC9C gene encoding tetratricopeptide repeat protein 9C isoform X1: MATAAQVPAGEGGAGASPGRSLPGTAPLQAPPQPEPLEQRLQQAQRYKEEGNGCYQAGRPREAAGRYHRALLQLRGLEPRLPPPLRALGARPRPPATPQQEAALRRIQTDCYNNLAACLLRMEPVNYERVKEYSLKVLEQQPRNAKALYRAGVAAYHLRDYEQAQRCLAQAALLQPRDAGVKRYLELAESQLSAHRQKEKQLYASMFG; the protein is encoded by the exons ATGGCCACAGCGGCGCAGGTaccggccggggaggggggcgctGGGGCCTCTCCCGGGAGGTCGCTCCCGGGCACAGCCCCActccaggcccctccgcagccGGAGCCGCTGGAGCAGCGCCTGCAGCAGGCCCAGCGCTACAAGGAGGAGGGCAACGGCTGCTACcaggcggggcggccgcgggaggcggccgggcgctACCACCGGGCGCTGCTGCAGCTCCGCGGGCTGgagccccggctgccgccgccgctgcgggcccttggcgcccggccgcggccccccgcaaCGCCCCAGCAAGAGGCGGCACTGCGCCGCATCCAGACCGACTGCTACAACAACCTGGCGG CCTGCCTGCTGCGCATGGAGCCCGTCAACTACGAGCGGGTGAAGGAGTACAGCCTGaaggtgctggagcagcagccCCGCAACGCCAAGGCCCTGTACCGCGCCGGCGTCGCCGCCTACCACCTGCGCGACTACGAGCAGGCGCAGCGCTGCCTGGCCCAGGCGGCCCTGCTGCAGCCACGAG ACGCCGGCGTGAAGCGCTACCTGGAGCTGGCGGAGTCGCAGCTGAGCGCCCACCGCCAGAAGGAGAAGCAGCTCTACGCCAGCATGTTCGGGTAG